The following are encoded together in the Pseudodesulfovibrio indicus genome:
- a CDS encoding efflux RND transporter periplasmic adaptor subunit produces MKNTKLAAIIVVISIVAFSVGYIVKDSGAPPAQTVLDEHAEHGLEATTTKAGEIIWTCSMHPQIQLPEPGNCPICFMELIPLERKDDSGATSMREIELSEDAQRLAGIMTEPVQRLDVNVETRMVGKVDYDETRVRNITAWAGGRVDKMYIDYTGSVVKRGQAMVSIYSPELLTAQAELIEAHKALRDLKDSKLALVRNTASRMADAAQEKLRLLGLTKSQIDKVIREGKATEHITLYAPQGGVVLTKDVNEGQYVKTGAPIYSIADLSTLWVMLEAYESDLPWIAIGQMVEFQTEAYSGKNFKGKVVYIDPIVTEKTRTVGVRLEVPNKDGSLKPGMLVRATQQKGSKGVKASEPPLVIPASAPLLTGKRAIVYVADPDNPGKYEGREILLGAKANNYYIVRHGLEEGEMVVTKGNFKIDSAVQIIAKPSMMNPASSTGAVDEELPMLFASKARLIDTTFKSLAAAVEAADLAKTHLAFGQFNKELRLIDGAALAGKSALKWREYSMLLGNDAIIGAEVPDKKRLDEVFAEMRGHYADFRTAFKLDQPEAEIVAPDAFKQQLGHVFARYEPLAEALAADDMQAAKSAADKVAGALQQVKMDGLNGPAHNVWMPALKKMNDGIAAIREAEDIVGVRTGFEPVSVGLAEAILKLGVDTNGPLYEIFCPMAFDYEGATWVQRDENVRNPYMGGAMPTCGETNQQLKQ; encoded by the coding sequence ATGAAGAACACCAAACTGGCAGCCATCATTGTCGTGATCAGCATCGTGGCATTCTCTGTTGGGTATATCGTCAAAGATTCCGGAGCACCGCCTGCCCAAACCGTTTTGGATGAGCACGCAGAACACGGCCTTGAAGCCACCACGACCAAAGCGGGCGAGATCATCTGGACGTGCTCGATGCACCCGCAGATCCAGCTTCCCGAGCCAGGCAATTGCCCAATCTGCTTCATGGAATTGATCCCCCTGGAGCGGAAGGATGATTCGGGAGCCACAAGCATGCGTGAAATTGAGCTCTCCGAAGACGCCCAACGGTTGGCTGGAATCATGACCGAGCCAGTTCAACGGCTTGACGTCAATGTCGAGACCCGCATGGTCGGCAAGGTGGATTACGACGAGACACGAGTGCGCAACATCACTGCCTGGGCAGGGGGGCGCGTTGACAAGATGTACATCGATTATACCGGGAGTGTGGTCAAGAGGGGCCAGGCCATGGTCTCGATCTACAGCCCGGAATTACTGACTGCCCAGGCCGAGTTGATCGAAGCCCACAAGGCGCTGCGCGATCTCAAGGACAGCAAGCTCGCCCTGGTCAGGAATACCGCATCCCGCATGGCCGATGCCGCTCAGGAAAAGCTGCGACTCCTCGGCCTGACCAAAAGCCAGATAGACAAGGTCATCCGCGAAGGCAAGGCGACGGAGCATATCACTCTGTACGCTCCCCAAGGTGGCGTTGTCCTGACCAAGGATGTCAACGAAGGGCAGTACGTCAAGACCGGCGCACCCATATATTCCATCGCTGATCTTTCGACCCTGTGGGTCATGCTTGAAGCGTATGAATCAGACCTCCCATGGATTGCTATCGGACAGATGGTCGAGTTCCAGACAGAGGCATACTCTGGAAAGAATTTCAAGGGCAAGGTAGTCTATATTGACCCCATCGTGACTGAGAAGACACGCACGGTTGGCGTGCGTCTTGAAGTCCCGAACAAGGATGGCAGTCTCAAGCCGGGAATGCTCGTCCGTGCCACCCAGCAAAAGGGGAGCAAGGGGGTGAAGGCTTCCGAGCCTCCTCTGGTCATCCCTGCGTCTGCTCCGCTTCTGACGGGCAAGCGTGCAATCGTATACGTGGCCGATCCTGACAACCCTGGAAAGTATGAAGGGCGTGAAATCCTGCTCGGTGCCAAGGCCAACAATTACTACATTGTCCGGCATGGCCTTGAAGAGGGCGAGATGGTCGTCACCAAGGGCAATTTCAAGATCGACAGTGCGGTGCAGATTATCGCCAAGCCCAGCATGATGAATCCTGCAAGCAGTACGGGTGCCGTAGACGAAGAACTGCCCATGCTTTTTGCCTCAAAGGCGCGATTGATAGACACCACGTTCAAGAGTCTGGCAGCCGCAGTGGAGGCGGCCGACCTCGCCAAGACACATCTGGCTTTTGGACAATTTAACAAGGAATTACGCCTTATCGACGGAGCTGCGCTTGCGGGCAAGTCTGCCCTCAAGTGGCGGGAGTACTCCATGCTTTTGGGCAATGATGCGATCATTGGCGCAGAAGTTCCAGACAAGAAGAGACTGGACGAGGTTTTTGCTGAAATGCGTGGGCATTACGCCGACTTCAGGACTGCATTCAAGTTGGATCAACCAGAGGCAGAAATAGTGGCACCGGATGCCTTCAAGCAACAACTGGGGCATGTATTTGCACGCTATGAACCGCTGGCTGAAGCCCTGGCTGCCGACGATATGCAGGCTGCGAAGTCTGCTGCTGACAAGGTCGCAGGAGCGTTGCAGCAAGTGAAGATGGATGGACTCAATGGTCCTGCTCATAATGTTTGGATGCCCGCTTTGAAGAAGATGAATGACGGCATTGCGGCAATTCGTGAAGCCGAGGATATCGTCGGTGTGCGCACAGGATTTGAGCCTGTCTCTGTCGGATTGGCCGAAGCCATACTCAAGCTTGGGGTTGATACAAATGGTCCTCTGTATGAAATATTCTGCCCCATGGCGTTTGATTACGAAGGAGCCACCTGGGTGCAGCGTGATGAGAACGTTCGCAATCCATACATGGGTGGCGCAATGCCCACCTGTGGCGAAACAAACCAACAGCTCAAGCAGTAG
- a CDS encoding efflux RND transporter permease subunit: protein MDTEHHTPIEPKSPTEKLILFCLTNKLIVFLIMGMLMGWGLVVAPFDWQVGLPRDPVPVDAIPDIGENQQIVFTQWMGRSPQDMEDQVTYPLTVALLGIPGVKTVRSYSMFGFSTIYVIFNEDVEFYWSRSRLLEKVSSLPPGTLPQGIKPTLGPDATALGQVFWYTLEGHDENGKPVGGWDPDELRSIQDWYVRYALLAADGVSETASVGGFVKEYQIDVDPDALRTTGVTLEDVFSAVRMSNLDVGARTIEINSVEYLIRGIGFVKELSDIELSVIKVVNNVPIRVQDVAKVTLGPALRRGVLDKGGSEAVGGVVVARYGENPLQGIKNVKEKIKEISPGLPSKVLPDGTVSKVTIVPFYDRSGLINETLGTLNTALTEEILITVIVVLLAVMHLKSSLLISSLLPMAVMMCFIGMKVFRVDANIVALSGIAIAIGTMVDMGIIICENILHKFEQSEASESRLKLIFAGASEVGSAIMTAVATTIVSFLPVFAMEGPEGKLFKPLAYTKTFALVASIIVALTVLPAIAHIIYKREDLDCPNRRANLIVGCCYILAGLGIAFFVKWWIGVFMLIPGIHRMFTDALHPRINVLFSRAVNFGVVSLVLIVLATHWLPLGPEKGDSLNVIFVASLIGGLMAFFQLFQRGYPTMLRWVLNHKAAFMGMPVTLVLFGGLIWLGGNTMTAWLPDSIRGAPPVAAVIHAFPGLGKEFMPPLDEGSFLYMPTTMPHASIGEVQDVLSKQDMSIVAIPEVESAVGKLGRAETPLDPAPVSMIETVINYKSEYLVGESGNRLRFRFDENQKDFFRSAEGSLLPARDGLSYIVQGYYPRDDEGKLIPDVEGKPFRQWRSPLDPDLNPGRAAWKGITSPNDIWDDIAKAASLPGVTSAPKLQPIAARIVMLQSGMRAPMGIKVKGPDLPTIESFGMKLEKLLKEVPSIEPAAVVADRIVGKPYLEIVIDREAIAQHGIRLQKVQDVIEVAVGGKMLSTTIEGRERYPMRVRYMRELRDSIEALDNILVSAPSGEQIPLQQLTDMRYIRGPQVIKSEDTFLIGYVLFDKKPGFAEVDVVESTRQYIESRVAAGELEIPNGVTYEFAGNYENQVRAQKKLAIILPLALLVIVLILYLQFKSVATTLMVFSGILVAWSGGFLMVWLYGQDWFLNFSVLGTHMRDLFQVHPINLSVAIWVGFLALFGIASDDGVIMATYLDESRDNRDMSSVPAIREAILEGAKRRIRPALMTSATTILALIPVLTSTGRGADIMVPMAIPSFGGMTIAILTVFLVPTLYCLVEEMKFNKVSQCRPRRYIFPWRKNETTT, encoded by the coding sequence ATGGATACCGAACACCATACCCCGATAGAACCGAAGTCGCCTACTGAGAAGCTCATCCTCTTTTGCTTGACGAATAAGCTGATCGTCTTCCTAATCATGGGTATGCTCATGGGGTGGGGATTGGTCGTCGCCCCGTTCGACTGGCAGGTGGGCCTTCCCCGCGATCCCGTTCCGGTGGACGCCATCCCTGACATCGGCGAAAATCAGCAGATTGTCTTTACCCAATGGATGGGCCGATCTCCCCAGGATATGGAAGATCAGGTTACCTATCCTCTCACGGTTGCTTTGCTTGGAATTCCCGGCGTTAAGACAGTCCGTAGTTATTCAATGTTCGGTTTCTCGACCATTTACGTGATTTTTAATGAAGATGTTGAATTCTACTGGTCCCGTTCACGCCTTCTGGAAAAGGTGAGCAGCCTACCTCCCGGCACACTGCCGCAAGGGATCAAGCCCACTTTGGGGCCTGATGCGACGGCTTTGGGCCAGGTCTTCTGGTATACCCTCGAAGGCCATGACGAGAACGGCAAGCCAGTTGGCGGCTGGGACCCCGACGAATTACGCAGTATACAGGACTGGTACGTCCGCTACGCGCTTCTTGCTGCGGACGGCGTCAGTGAAACGGCATCGGTCGGTGGATTTGTCAAGGAATATCAGATTGATGTTGATCCCGATGCGTTGAGAACAACAGGCGTCACGCTGGAAGATGTTTTCTCTGCCGTGCGCATGTCCAACCTTGATGTTGGCGCGCGCACCATTGAAATCAACAGCGTTGAATATCTCATTCGCGGCATCGGCTTTGTCAAGGAGCTGAGCGACATCGAGCTGTCGGTCATCAAGGTGGTCAACAACGTTCCCATCCGCGTTCAGGACGTTGCCAAGGTCACCCTCGGCCCCGCTTTACGCAGGGGCGTTCTTGATAAGGGCGGCAGTGAAGCCGTTGGCGGCGTGGTGGTTGCCCGCTATGGCGAAAACCCCTTGCAGGGCATCAAGAACGTCAAGGAAAAGATAAAGGAAATCTCGCCAGGATTGCCGAGCAAGGTGCTGCCTGACGGCACCGTGAGCAAGGTGACGATCGTTCCATTCTATGACCGTTCCGGTCTCATCAACGAGACTCTCGGCACCCTGAACACTGCGTTGACTGAGGAAATTCTGATCACCGTCATCGTGGTCCTCCTTGCCGTGATGCATCTGAAGAGTTCGCTGCTGATCTCTTCACTGCTGCCCATGGCCGTCATGATGTGCTTTATCGGCATGAAGGTGTTCCGTGTTGACGCAAACATTGTCGCCCTGTCCGGTATCGCCATTGCCATCGGTACCATGGTCGATATGGGCATCATTATCTGTGAAAACATCCTCCATAAGTTTGAACAGTCTGAAGCCTCTGAAAGTCGGTTGAAGTTGATTTTCGCAGGGGCCTCGGAAGTCGGCAGTGCCATCATGACTGCTGTGGCGACGACCATCGTCAGCTTCCTGCCCGTCTTTGCCATGGAAGGCCCGGAAGGCAAGCTCTTCAAGCCTTTGGCCTACACCAAGACATTTGCCCTTGTCGCCTCGATCATCGTGGCTTTGACGGTGCTCCCCGCCATTGCACACATCATCTACAAGCGTGAGGATCTGGATTGCCCCAATCGTCGGGCAAACCTGATTGTTGGCTGCTGCTATATCCTGGCAGGGCTTGGGATCGCGTTTTTCGTCAAGTGGTGGATTGGGGTTTTCATGTTGATACCCGGCATTCACCGCATGTTTACCGATGCTCTGCATCCGAGAATCAACGTGCTCTTTAGCAGAGCCGTGAACTTTGGTGTCGTTTCACTGGTGCTCATCGTCCTCGCAACGCACTGGCTCCCCCTGGGCCCAGAAAAGGGAGATTCCCTGAATGTCATTTTCGTTGCCAGCCTTATCGGCGGGTTGATGGCGTTTTTTCAACTGTTCCAACGGGGCTACCCGACCATGCTGCGATGGGTTCTTAACCACAAGGCCGCCTTTATGGGGATGCCTGTCACTCTGGTCCTTTTCGGGGGACTTATCTGGCTTGGTGGCAATACGATGACGGCATGGCTGCCAGATTCCATCCGTGGTGCTCCACCGGTTGCAGCCGTGATTCATGCGTTCCCCGGTCTTGGCAAGGAATTCATGCCACCGCTTGATGAAGGTTCATTCCTCTACATGCCGACAACAATGCCACATGCTTCCATCGGAGAAGTGCAGGACGTGTTGTCAAAGCAGGACATGTCCATTGTGGCCATTCCCGAAGTCGAGAGTGCTGTTGGCAAACTGGGCCGTGCAGAAACGCCACTCGATCCCGCTCCTGTTTCGATGATTGAAACCGTCATCAACTACAAGTCTGAATACCTTGTCGGAGAATCCGGCAACCGGTTGCGGTTCCGTTTTGATGAAAATCAGAAGGACTTTTTCCGTTCGGCTGAGGGAAGCCTTTTGCCCGCCAGAGATGGCCTCTCATATATCGTGCAGGGATACTATCCCCGCGACGATGAGGGGAAGCTCATTCCTGATGTGGAAGGCAAGCCATTCAGACAATGGAGAAGCCCACTTGATCCGGACCTGAACCCCGGAAGAGCTGCCTGGAAGGGTATCACCAGCCCCAATGACATATGGGATGACATTGCCAAGGCAGCCTCTCTGCCAGGTGTTACCTCCGCTCCCAAGTTGCAGCCTATCGCAGCCCGCATTGTTATGCTTCAATCTGGCATGCGGGCACCTATGGGCATCAAAGTGAAAGGACCTGACCTGCCAACCATCGAATCCTTTGGCATGAAGCTTGAAAAGTTGCTCAAGGAGGTTCCCTCCATTGAGCCTGCTGCCGTTGTCGCGGACCGTATTGTTGGCAAGCCATACCTTGAAATTGTCATCGATCGTGAAGCGATTGCCCAGCATGGCATCAGGCTTCAGAAGGTGCAGGACGTCATAGAAGTAGCCGTTGGCGGCAAGATGCTGTCCACCACGATTGAAGGACGTGAAAGATATCCCATGCGTGTCCGCTACATGCGCGAGCTTCGCGACAGTATCGAAGCATTGGACAACATCCTTGTTTCAGCACCCTCCGGCGAACAGATTCCGCTGCAGCAATTGACAGACATGCGATACATCCGGGGGCCGCAGGTCATCAAGAGCGAGGATACATTTCTCATCGGATATGTCCTTTTCGACAAGAAGCCTGGATTTGCAGAAGTCGATGTCGTTGAAAGCACCCGCCAGTACATAGAGAGCAGAGTCGCTGCCGGAGAGCTCGAAATTCCCAATGGAGTGACATACGAATTTGCAGGCAACTATGAGAACCAAGTGCGGGCACAGAAGAAGCTGGCAATCATTCTGCCCCTGGCACTGCTTGTCATTGTTCTCATCCTGTACCTGCAATTCAAGTCCGTCGCCACGACACTGATGGTCTTCTCAGGCATCCTTGTGGCCTGGTCTGGTGGCTTCCTGATGGTCTGGCTCTATGGGCAGGATTGGTTCCTGAACTTCAGCGTCCTCGGTACGCATATGCGCGACCTGTTCCAGGTCCACCCTATCAACCTGAGCGTTGCGATATGGGTCGGTTTCCTGGCTCTCTTCGGCATTGCGTCTGATGATGGCGTCATCATGGCTACCTACCTCGATGAAAGCCGGGACAACAGGGACATGAGCAGTGTGCCAGCGATCCGAGAGGCAATATTGGAAGGTGCAAAGCGGCGTATTCGCCCAGCACTGATGACCTCGGCCACGACAATCCTCGCGCTCATCCCAGTGTTGACCTCAACCGGACGTGGGGCTGATATCATGGTTCCCATGGCCATCCCTTCGTTCGGAGGAATGACCATTGCTATCCTGACAGTGTTTCTCGTTCCAACATTGTACTGCCTGGTTGAGGAGATGAAGTTTAACAAGGTAAGTCAGTGTCGACCACGCAGATATATTTTCCCATGGCGGAAGAACGAAACAACAACCTAA
- a CDS encoding methyl-accepting chemotaxis protein, protein MFQSFRFRFRTIFIFFAATLALCALAAIVCLFFLDDSAAGATVLGSVLLAFALLGGGLLLALGRAAERSQAALSGFTAHMLAEEYGQADGRALVDAAPGLGDQVAELAAQYKERLGFSRSILSGLPIPCCIVDRDQHITFLNRECLDMLGSKESPETYHGRMISQIFYKDDRRSKIADCMEHDTRAMNVEAVFKHADGSDIDVLISLFPLHDVEGRIIGGCCLYMNTTQLKRHEREIVDQNRRISTAAEQATAISDELAQAAAILKDVVAKARLGSEVQSGRTAETATAMAQMNATVSEVARYAVEAARDAEDASERAITGETVVRQVITAIEEVSGHAAGLKLSMEQLDERAEQVGVVLGVIEDIADQTNLLALNAAIEAARAGEAGRGFAVVADEVRKLAEKTMHATSEVHSVVRGIQEVARQNVLATQTAVGSVNRSTELAGHSGEALGNILSITRDTAEQVRSIATAAEEQSAASEQINAATADVTRLCEETESLMEDAARAIARVESLAASLAETMDAMH, encoded by the coding sequence ATGTTCCAATCATTCCGGTTCCGTTTTCGGACCATCTTCATATTTTTCGCCGCAACCCTCGCCCTCTGCGCGCTGGCGGCCATCGTCTGCCTGTTCTTCCTCGACGATTCCGCAGCCGGGGCGACCGTCCTGGGCAGCGTGCTCCTGGCTTTCGCCCTGCTGGGCGGCGGGCTCCTCCTGGCCCTGGGCCGGGCCGCCGAGCGCTCTCAGGCGGCGCTCTCCGGGTTCACCGCCCACATGCTGGCCGAGGAGTACGGACAGGCCGACGGCCGCGCCCTGGTCGACGCCGCGCCCGGCCTGGGTGATCAGGTGGCCGAGCTGGCCGCGCAGTACAAGGAACGCCTCGGTTTCAGCCGATCGATCCTGTCCGGCCTGCCCATCCCCTGCTGCATCGTGGACCGGGACCAGCACATCACCTTTCTGAACCGCGAATGTCTGGACATGCTCGGCTCGAAAGAATCCCCCGAGACCTATCACGGCCGGATGATATCGCAGATCTTCTACAAGGACGACCGGCGCTCCAAGATCGCCGACTGCATGGAGCACGACACCAGGGCCATGAACGTGGAGGCGGTCTTCAAGCACGCCGACGGCAGCGACATCGACGTGCTCATCAGCCTCTTCCCCCTGCACGACGTGGAGGGACGGATCATCGGCGGCTGCTGCCTGTACATGAACACCACCCAGCTCAAGCGGCACGAGCGGGAAATCGTCGACCAGAACCGGCGCATCTCCACCGCGGCCGAGCAGGCAACCGCCATCTCTGACGAACTGGCCCAGGCGGCAGCCATTCTGAAGGACGTCGTGGCCAAGGCCCGGCTGGGATCGGAGGTGCAGAGCGGCCGGACAGCCGAAACCGCCACCGCCATGGCCCAGATGAACGCCACCGTGTCCGAGGTCGCCCGGTATGCCGTGGAAGCCGCCCGCGACGCTGAGGACGCCAGCGAAAGGGCCATCACGGGCGAGACCGTGGTCCGCCAGGTCATCACCGCCATCGAAGAGGTCTCCGGCCATGCCGCGGGCCTGAAGTTGTCCATGGAGCAGTTGGACGAGCGGGCGGAACAGGTCGGAGTGGTCCTCGGCGTCATCGAGGATATCGCGGATCAGACCAACCTGCTGGCCCTGAACGCGGCCATCGAGGCGGCCCGGGCGGGAGAGGCTGGACGCGGATTCGCCGTGGTCGCCGACGAGGTCCGCAAGCTGGCCGAGAAGACCATGCACGCCACCAGCGAAGTCCATTCCGTGGTCCGGGGCATCCAGGAAGTGGCCCGGCAGAACGTGCTGGCCACCCAGACCGCCGTTGGCTCCGTGAACCGGAGCACCGAATTGGCGGGCCACTCAGGGGAGGCGCTGGGCAACATCCTGTCCATCACGCGGGATACGGCGGAACAGGTCCGGTCCATAGCCACCGCCGCCGAAGAGCAGTCCGCCGCCAGCGAGCAGATCAATGCCGCCACCGCCGACGTGACCCGCCTGTGCGAAGAGACCGAGTCCCTCATGGAAGACGCCGCCAGGGCCATCGCCCGCGTGGAGAGCCTCGCGGCGAGCCTCGCCGAGACCATGGACGCCATGCACTAG
- the ldhH gene encoding L-lactate dehydrogenase (quinone) large subunit LdhH: MQKAHNLKEYREELRETLDNDFLRTTLDNFAIAYRAGRANAFKDMDVRGLIKEIADSKDAAAQDAEALYQEFKKNAEAAGIHVHFAKDGDEANRIITKIAKDADCKKIVKSKSMTAEETLLNHDLEDAGLEVTETDLGEWIIQMRHEGPSHMVMPAIHLSRYQVGDLFSEVTGTKQDTDIDKLVKVARRELRQKYVEADMGITGANFAVAETGGIGLVTNEGNARLVSTLPRVHVALMGIDKLLPTLHDALRIIKVLPRNATGQQITSYVTWITGANECLAAEDGKKEIHYVVLDNGRSELIKDPLFSQVNRCVRCGACANVCPVYRLVGGHKMGHIYIGAIGLILTYFFHGKDKAKNLVQNCINCEACKDVCAGGIDLPRLIKEIHARIQDEDGHPLPSMLLGKVLKNRKLFHTLLRTAKWGQKPVAEKDGFIRHLPMIFSKEHSFRALPTIAETPFRDWWQKNRPVVENPKYRVALFSGCVQDFVYPEQMKAAVDVFAANDVAMEFPEQQSCCGLPVQMMGETKASRDVAAQNLRAFEPEAYDYIITLCASCAAHLKHNYPKLVMDKPSLKLRADAFAAKVIDYSSFVNDVLKVKAEGFTKSGEKATYHAPCHLCRGLDVHEAPRELIEKSGMEYVECAEEEVCCGFGGTFSMKFPELSAELLKKKLDNVESTGAGVLLTDCPGCIMQLRGGLKNRGSKVKVKHIAEAMASNRK, translated from the coding sequence ATGCAGAAAGCTCACAACCTCAAAGAATACCGCGAGGAGCTGCGCGAGACGCTGGACAACGACTTCCTGCGGACCACGCTCGACAACTTCGCCATCGCCTACCGCGCCGGACGCGCCAATGCCTTCAAGGACATGGACGTCCGCGGCCTGATCAAGGAAATCGCCGACTCCAAGGACGCCGCGGCCCAGGACGCCGAAGCCCTGTACCAGGAGTTCAAGAAGAACGCCGAGGCGGCGGGCATCCACGTCCACTTCGCCAAGGACGGGGACGAGGCCAACCGGATCATCACCAAGATCGCCAAGGATGCGGACTGCAAGAAGATCGTCAAGTCCAAGTCCATGACCGCCGAAGAGACCCTGCTCAACCACGACCTGGAGGACGCGGGCCTCGAAGTGACCGAGACCGACCTGGGCGAATGGATTATCCAGATGCGCCATGAGGGCCCGTCCCACATGGTCATGCCCGCCATCCACCTGTCGCGCTACCAGGTCGGCGACCTGTTCTCCGAAGTCACCGGCACCAAGCAGGACACCGACATCGACAAGCTGGTCAAGGTCGCCCGCCGCGAGCTGCGCCAGAAGTACGTCGAGGCCGACATGGGCATCACCGGCGCCAACTTCGCCGTGGCCGAGACCGGCGGCATCGGCCTGGTCACCAACGAGGGCAACGCCCGCCTGGTGTCCACCCTGCCCCGCGTCCACGTCGCCCTGATGGGCATCGACAAGCTGCTGCCGACCCTGCACGACGCCCTGCGCATCATCAAGGTCCTGCCGCGCAACGCCACCGGCCAGCAGATCACCTCCTACGTGACCTGGATCACCGGCGCGAACGAGTGCCTGGCGGCCGAGGACGGCAAGAAGGAGATCCACTACGTGGTCCTGGACAACGGCCGGTCCGAGCTGATCAAGGACCCGCTCTTCTCCCAGGTCAACCGGTGCGTGCGCTGCGGCGCCTGCGCCAACGTCTGCCCGGTCTACCGGCTGGTGGGCGGCCACAAGATGGGCCACATCTACATCGGCGCCATCGGCCTGATCCTGACCTACTTCTTCCACGGCAAGGACAAGGCCAAAAACCTGGTTCAGAACTGCATCAACTGCGAGGCGTGCAAGGACGTCTGCGCGGGCGGCATCGACCTGCCGCGCCTGATCAAGGAGATCCACGCGCGCATCCAGGACGAGGACGGCCATCCGCTGCCCTCCATGCTGCTCGGCAAGGTCCTCAAGAACCGCAAGCTGTTCCACACCCTGCTGCGCACCGCCAAGTGGGGCCAGAAGCCCGTGGCCGAGAAGGACGGATTCATCCGCCACCTGCCCATGATCTTCTCCAAGGAGCACAGCTTCCGCGCCCTGCCGACCATCGCCGAGACCCCGTTCCGCGACTGGTGGCAGAAGAACCGCCCCGTGGTCGAGAACCCGAAATACCGCGTGGCCCTGTTCTCCGGCTGCGTGCAGGACTTCGTCTACCCCGAGCAGATGAAGGCCGCCGTGGACGTGTTCGCGGCCAACGACGTGGCCATGGAGTTCCCGGAGCAGCAGTCCTGCTGCGGCCTGCCCGTGCAGATGATGGGCGAGACCAAGGCGTCCCGCGACGTGGCCGCGCAGAACCTGCGCGCCTTCGAGCCGGAAGCCTACGACTACATCATCACCCTGTGCGCCTCCTGCGCCGCGCACCTCAAGCACAACTACCCGAAGCTGGTCATGGACAAGCCGTCCCTGAAGCTGAGGGCCGACGCCTTCGCGGCCAAGGTCATCGACTACTCCAGCTTCGTCAACGACGTGCTGAAAGTGAAGGCCGAGGGCTTTACGAAGAGCGGGGAAAAGGCTACCTATCACGCACCCTGCCACCTGTGCAGGGGGCTGGACGTGCACGAGGCCCCGCGTGAGCTCATCGAAAAGAGCGGCATGGAATACGTCGAGTGCGCCGAGGAAGAGGTCTGCTGCGGTTTCGGCGGCACCTTCTCCATGAAGTTCCCGGAACTCTCCGCCGAGCTGCTCAAGAAGAAGCTCGACAACGTGGAGTCCACCGGAGCGGGCGTCCTGCTGACGGACTGCCCCGGCTGCATCATGCAGCTGCGCGGCGGGCTCAAGAACAGGGGCTCCAAGGTCAAGGTGAAGCACATCGCCGAAGCCATGGCCTCCAACAGGAAATAA
- a CDS encoding LutC/YkgG family protein: MASKEDLYQQFVEKAQLVSAKVSSIANEDDALEYVINLCGEKEACQLLASGCEADLSDKAEALCDAKQKKVIAAPGLKADLYKKLSAQAKKAGFDCIESGMRDHLAGIDIGFTFAEYGIADTGTLMLDCPGEELRLATMVSEFHVCVLPKSKIKANSYAVEKMMLTRMKKTPDYLAFITGASRTADIERVLALGVHGPLELHILILED, encoded by the coding sequence ATGGCTTCCAAGGAAGACCTGTACCAACAATTCGTGGAGAAGGCGCAGCTCGTCTCCGCAAAGGTAAGCAGCATCGCCAACGAGGACGATGCCCTGGAATACGTCATCAACCTGTGCGGTGAGAAGGAGGCGTGCCAGCTGCTCGCCAGCGGCTGCGAGGCCGACCTCTCGGACAAGGCCGAGGCCCTGTGCGACGCCAAGCAGAAAAAGGTCATCGCCGCCCCCGGGCTCAAGGCCGACCTGTACAAGAAGCTGTCGGCCCAGGCCAAGAAGGCCGGTTTCGACTGCATTGAAAGCGGCATGCGCGACCACCTGGCGGGCATCGACATCGGGTTCACCTTCGCCGAGTACGGCATCGCCGACACCGGCACCCTGATGCTCGACTGTCCCGGCGAGGAGCTGCGTTTGGCCACCATGGTCAGCGAGTTCCACGTCTGCGTCCTGCCCAAATCCAAGATCAAGGCGAACTCCTACGCCGTCGAGAAGATGATGCTCACCCGCATGAAGAAGACCCCGGACTACCTGGCCTTCATCACCGGCGCGAGCCGGACCGCCGACATCGAACGCGTCCTCGCGCTCGGCGTCCACGGCCCCCTTGAACTCCACATCCTGATCCTGGAGGACTAG